In Ruminiclostridium josui JCM 17888, the genomic window CAAAGTAAGCCAATATAACTGCAATACCAAGTCCTATTAGAGCTGATAAAAGATGTCCTGTAGATGTAAGTATATCAGGAAATATCATAGCTCCAAGAACTGCATAAGGCACATATCCAAGAAATGCAGTTATAAACCTAGATTTTATTTTATTTTTTATAACAGCCATGGGAAGAACCCGTGGAAAATATGTAACCAATGCCATAAGAAGTACTGCAATCAAAGTATTATTCATTTGCCGTATCCTCCATTGGAAAAAGCTTTGCACCTATTGTACATGCAATAAATGTGGCTATAATTATTCTCCATCCACCTGATACAGCTGAAAAGACAGGTACCCATTTTATTAGAGAGCTTATAAATATAGCACAACCTGCCACAATCAGAGCAGCTTTTGATTTCTTTGCTGCCGGGATTACAAGCGCAATAAACATTGCATATAAAGCAATACCCATTGAATTTTGTAAAGATTCGGGCAGTATGGTACACACTATAGCACCCGCTGCAGTACCTGCCGCCCACCCGATATAGGGTAGTACTTCAAGTCCTGTCATATAGGAAAATGTGATGTCCTTTTTTTGCATGGCAGCTACTGTAAAGGTTTCATCGGTTATTCCGAAGGACATTATCCAACGCTTATATCCAGGTATTCCCTCAACTATTTTCTGGGATAGTGACAGGGACATAAGCATATATCTTATATTTATGACAAAGGTTGTAATGGTAATTTCGGCCAGGCCTGCTCCTGCGATAATCAGGTTTGTGCCTGCAAACTGTCCCGCCGAAGTTAGGTTTGTCATTGATATTAATATGACTATCCAAACAGGTATTCCCCCCTTTACAGCCATAAGCCCGAATGTAAAGGATACGGGAAAATAACCCAAAGCTATAGGAAGGCTTTGTTTTGAACCGTCAATAAAATCATGTAATGCGCTGTGTTTGCTATGTAATACTTTCTCTTGCTTAGTTAACATTTCTTATATCCTTTTTTCATTTTCTTGTAAATTAACAACAAGTAGTATTATAACATAGAAAAGGGGTGTTAACTCGATTAAGATACCCTATTTTTATCAAGTGGTAAATTTGATTATATAAAAAGTAGTTTTATATGCATAAAAGACTTCCACGTGTCACTCCTCTCAAGTTCTACGCATAGAAGTCTTTTCAATATATCTATATTCAAATTCCTATAGTGCTATTTCATTCTCCTTCATTTGATTTTGGATAACTTCAAGTATACCACCAAAGGTTGCAAATTTCCCGTTGGCAATCTCTTCTTGAGGAATTGTAATGTTGAATTGGCTCTTTACATCAAAGTAAATGTATAGTAAATCCCTTGCGTG contains:
- a CDS encoding AzlD domain-containing protein, with translation MNNTLIAVLLMALVTYFPRVLPMAVIKNKIKSRFITAFLGYVPYAVLGAMIFPDILTSTGHLLSALIGLGIAVILAYFEKSLLKVAVCAIAVAYICEMIISRV
- a CDS encoding AzlC family ABC transporter permease: MLTKQEKVLHSKHSALHDFIDGSKQSLPIALGYFPVSFTFGLMAVKGGIPVWIVILISMTNLTSAGQFAGTNLIIAGAGLAEITITTFVINIRYMLMSLSLSQKIVEGIPGYKRWIMSFGITDETFTVAAMQKKDITFSYMTGLEVLPYIGWAAGTAAGAIVCTILPESLQNSMGIALYAMFIALVIPAAKKSKAALIVAGCAIFISSLIKWVPVFSAVSGGWRIIIATFIACTIGAKLFPMEDTANE
- a CDS encoding peptide maturation system acyl carrier-related protein: MDKLLVDNIKEELIKIFKKRFDIDFTKWDKDYYNKNLLGDEIRLHARDLLYIYFDVKSQFNITIPQEEIANGKFATFGGILEVIQNQMKENEIAL